AGATCAATAATCGGCGCGTTCTTCATGTTGAATGCCTCGGTCGGGGCTGACCCATACGGCCCGCTTGCCGCGGCCCCGCAGCACGATGGCGGGCAGGGCGACGACGGTGGTGACCATGCTGATCAGCCAGAAAGCGACGGGATACCAGACGGTGTCCAGGAAATACATCAGGAGTTTCTCGTCGTAGCGACGATCGATCATGCTGCCGACGATCAGTTGCAGGATGCAGGTCGCGACCAGCAGCATCCCGTGCCAGTGCGGCACGACCGATACGTGCCAGCTCGGCGGCAGCGGATGCACGACGTCGACGAGCGCGAGCAGCAGGATGAACGACATCGAGTACGCCCAGGCGATGCCGATCAGGTACTCGATGAACAGTGGCCACATCATCATCTGCGTCGGCCGCGCGAGCGTGCCCGCGTACTTCATCAGCACCTGGATGCCGCCTTTGGCCCAGCGCAGCCGCTGCCGGTAGAGCCCCTTCAGCGTTTCGGGCATCAGGATCCAGCTCAGCGCATGCGGCTCGTACACGACGCGCCAGTCGCGGCATTGCAGCTTCCAGCTGATGTCGATGTCCTCGGTCAGCATGTCCGAGCTCCAGTAGCCGACGTCGGCGAGCGCGGTCTTGCGGAACATCGTGATGACGCCCGACACCGTGAAGATGCGGCCGTACACCTGCTGCGTGCGCTTGATGAGCCCGACGATCGACGAGAATTCGCCGACCTGCATGCGGCCGAGCAGCGACGTGCGCGTGCGGATGCGCGGGTTGCCGGTCACGGCGCCCACGCCCGGGTCGGTGAGGAAGTGCTCGAGCATCCAGCCGATCGCGTCGTGCGCGAGCAGCGAATCGCCGTCGATGCACAGCAGGTATTCCGCGTTCGACACGGCCGCCGCGGTCGTGAGCCCGACCGCCTTGCCTTCGTTGCGCGCGTGATGGATCACGAGCAGCCGCGGGATCTCGACGGCCAGTGCGTTGAGGATGTCGCCGGTGCGATCCTTGCTGCCGTCGTTGACCGCGATGATGTCGTAGTTCGGATACTGCATCGCGTTCAGGTGGCCGATCACGCTGCGCGCGTTCGCGGCTTCGTTGAAGCAGGGCACGACGATCGAGATCTTCGGGATGCCGCTCGACGCGATCGTCCGCGTCGACAGCACGCGGCCTTCCTCGAGCAGGAAGTAGTGCACGACGCCGCCGATCATCCACAGATACGACATGAAGAACGGGTAGTAGAAGACGAAATCCTGCAGGCGCTGGATGATGCCGTGGGTCGTCATGGTGTCTTCGTCCCCTGCGCGTGCTGCATCTGCATCAGCGCGTTGATCGACGTCGGATCGAGACGCGACTTCAGCGACATCACGTCGCGCATCGTGTCGAGATCCGGCTGGTTGTTCAGGAAGTTGTCCGGGTAGTAGCCGAAGTTCACCGCGCCGTGGCTGCGCAGCCGCCGCATCTGCGCGAGCAGCGCACCGCCGGAGATGTCCTTGCGCGCGCGCCAGTCGTACGACTGCAACTCGAACACGGTGCGCGCGAAGCCGCGCGGTTTCGCGCGCACGGCGTCGACGAGCTGGTCCATCCAGCGCTCGGGGTCGCGGGCCTGTTCCATGTACGGCATCGCCATCAGCGCGACGAAGTCGTAGGCGGCGAGGAAATCGTCGTAGTTCTGCGCGTACCACGCTTCGGACTCGGGCTTCAGCACCGGCAGCGCGAAGAGGTTGCGCGCGGTCAGCACGTCGCCCGCGTTCTGGTTCGCGAGCACGACCTGTTCGAGCTGGCGCGTCAGGTCGATCAGGTAGCGTGTCTTCTGCCGCGTCCAGCGGCTCATCAGGTCCGGGCTCGCGCGGATCTTGCCGATGTCGGCCGGCAGCCCCCACTGCGAATAGGCGGCCAGCGCGTGCCGGCCGGCATCCTCGTAATCGTCGAGCACGGCGTCGTCGCTGAACAGGATGCCGCTGAACGACGCGTACTTGCCGAGATCCTCGTAGATCTGCTCGATCATCAGCCGCGCGCCGGGATCGAACGGGCTCAGCCGGTACACGCGCGAGCCGTTCTCGCGCGCGGGCGCGCCGCCGTAGGCGCTGACGGCCTCGAGCCCGCGATGCTTGTCGGGCGGCGGGCGGAATGCGAGCACCGGCATCCACGCATACACCTGCACGTTGGCGCGCGTGCTCAGTTGCCACGCGGCGCGCGAGAACAGGTCGCCGCGCATCGGCAGGTGCCGGTTCGGGAAGTACAGCGATTCGGCCACACCGGTGCCCTTCGGATCGGCGAACGCCTGCAGGTACACCGATTTCGGTTGCATCCGGTAGATGCGCTCGATGAGCTTGCCGAGATTCGTCTCCTGCCGTGCCGGGTCCGGGTCGTAGACCTGGTCGAGATCGACCTGCACCACGCGCTCGGGCACGTCGACGTCGCCGCGGTTGGTCGCGGGTTCGCGCATCGAGCGCTCGAACCCGCCGATGTCGACGTCGTACATCATCAGGATCCGCCTCAGCCGGTCGAGCGGCACGTCCGGCGTATTCGGGCCGGCGTCGAGGCTGAACTGGATGTCCATGCCGAGCGACGTCGAGATCTTGCGCACGGGCTGGTTTTCCGCGCCGTACGGCCAGACCATCGAGCGTGCGACGATGCCGGTGCGTTCGCGAATCTGCCGCACGCATGTCTGCAGATCGTCGTGCACGCGGGCTTCGAATTCCGTGTCGGTTTCATAGCGCTTGTCGTTTTCGAGGTAGAGGTGCGACGTCGTGGCCGGCAACTCGTTGCCCTGCGGATTCGCGACCGCGCCGTGATGGAGGTTGTGCGTGTGGCATGCGAGCTCGACGAGCTCCGACCGGCCGACCTTCTGCACCTCGTCCCACGACATGAAGTAGTCGCGCGGCATCTCGATCTTGTCGCTGATCTTGATCGGCGCATCCGGCGGCGCGTCGATCCACGCGGTGACGATGCCCATCACGGCCGGATACTTGAAGCGTTCGAGGAGCGGCAGCACCTTCGTGTAGTGGCTGCGGTAGCCGTCGTCGAACGTGAGCAGCACCGCGCGCGGCGGCAGCGGTTTGCCGCCGTGCCGCGACGCTTCGATCTGCCTGACCGTGACGGTGTGGTAGTTGTTGGTCTGCAGCCACGAGAAGATGGCGGTCAACGTGCCGGTATCGACCGCATACGGATCGACCATCGTCGACGTCGCGAACGTCGACAGCAGGTTGTCGCGCACGTCGTGCAGGCAGATCACGCGGAACGTCTTGCCGTCGACCGGATCGGACGGCGGCAGCAGGTCGATCATCCGCGCGTTCGCAACGCCCGGGAACAGCGAACAGGCGGCAAACGTACCGAGGCATCCGCACATGAAGGTCCGTCTGGATTGCATGGCGCGATCTCCTTGCTAGAACGGCAGGTTGACCGACAGGAAGCCGGTTTCGGAGCGTTCGCGCTGGCCGTCGTACGCATGGCTGCTGACCTCGACGCCGTAGGTCAGCGTGATGTCGTGCTTGAACGTCCACGCGTGTTCGAGGCGGGCGGTCCACAGCGGGCTGGTGCCGAATCCGCGCTCGTTGTACACGCCGCCGGATGCCGACAGGCGCTGCTGCAGCGACATGTCGCCTTTCTTCCACAGCGTCAGCTGGTGCATGACGGTCGCGGCGGCCGCGTAGTCGCGGCCCGGGTTGAAGTAGGGCGCGTCCTGCCGCGTGTTGCTGTCGGTGCCGAGATCCAGCGACACGTTGACGAGCTGGTTCGCGGACGTGTACACGCGCTGCGTGGCGGTCGCGGCGATCTCCTGGTGGAGATTCGAATCGCTGTAGCGGCTCACGCCGTAGCTCAGCTTGACTTCGCGGCGGTCGTTCTGGCGGTACACGACCGCGACGTTCGCCGAACGGCCCCAGATGTGCGCGACATAGGCCTTCCACGGCAGCGAGTTGTCGTTGGAATCGAGCGCGCCGCTGACCGTCCAGTAGTCGTCGAGGTTGTACGTGATCGAACCGCGGCCGCCGGTTCGCCCGTCGGTGCCGAGCGAGCGCGTGACTTCGCCCTGGACCGTCAGCGGCCCGTGCCGGTAGTCGCCGCCGACACCCGTGCGCGTGCGGCTGATGTTGCCGCCGTCGGTTTGCGCATAACCGAAGAACGTGTGGGAAAACACGCGCCAGTTGTCGCCGAACGGTTGCGAATACACATAACTGTCCGACGTGAAGCTGTTGTCGGCCAGCGCGCTGTTGCCGTGTTCGTAGCTCAGGTCGGTCGTGAACACGGGGCTGCGGTACGCGTTGTAGTCGCGCTTGAATCCGCGCACGGCGCCGCTGTCGGGGAACGTGTCGTCGACGGTCTGGTCGACGCTCTTCGCGGTCGCGTAGTCGTCGGCCGACAGTGCCGCGCGGCCGAGCCCGGCGAGCATGTCCACGCTGTCCGGGTGGTCGGTCAGCGATGCGCGATACATCGCGATCGCCTGGCGCGGATGCGACTGGCCCGATACGGCGTCCGCATGCGCGGCGCGCACCTCGGCATTGAACGGCACTTCCTTCTCGAGCTTTTCGAGCGCGGCGATTCCTTCGTCCACCCGGCCCGTGTAGATCAGGTACTGCGCGCGCAGCCGGTAGTAGCGCAGGTAGTCGTCGTTTTCCGGCCCCCACGTACGCACCTGGTTGGCCGGCGGCAGCGATTTGCCGATATCGTCGAGCGCCTGGTTCGCTTCCGCCGGGCGCCCCTGGTCGACATACGACCAGAACAGCCCCTCGCGCAATTCGATCGTGCGTGTGCGCGCGCCGTACTGGAAGCCGCGCGTCGCACTGTCCGTCGGCGACGCGCTCGCCTGCTTCAGCGCGCGCTGGTACACGACGTTGGCCTTGCCCGGTTCGCTCAGGTACAGGTATGCGTCGCCGACGGCTGCCAGCGCGTCGATCGAGACTTCCGCATCCGGCGGAATTGTCTCGAACGTCGCGACGGCCGTCTTCATGTCGCCGCGCGCCGCATAGGCAACCGTGCGGTCGCCGGCGAGCGCGGTCCTGACCGGCGAATACTCGGGCGTGGGCGGCATCCGTTTGTCGAGCGCGTCGGCGGCGCGCAATGCGCCGTCGAGCCCGTCGAAGCGGTCTGTGCTCGTCATCGCGCGCGATTTGTCGCGCCCGCCGCGCACCTGCTGGCGAATCGACAGTTCCTCGAGCCGCGCGAGATCGACGGCGGAGAAAACGTCGGGGCGCGCTTTCGCTTCTTCCAGCGCCTTGATCGCGCCGCCGCTCGACGCGAGGCCGAACACGTCGTTGCGGACGGTGGCCGGGTCGGCGGTGCGGAGGTCGGGCGCCTGCGCATTCGGTGTTTCCGCTTCGGATGCCTGAGCGCCAGCGGGTTGGGCAACCGGCGGCTGCGCATCGGGCATCGGCGTGCCGGGTGTCTGCGGGGATGGCGCCTGAGCAGCAGGCGCGCCGGTATTCGGCATTTGGGCGCTCGAGGCCTGCGCGATCAGTGTCGGTGCATTCGGTAGCGGTGCGTCCTGAGCGTCCGGCCCGTCCGGCGCGAGCGAACCCTGTGTCGCCGGGTCCGGCGGTTTCGGATCCGGCACGCCGTTGGCGCCGGCGATTTCGCGGATGCCGCCCGATTCCGTATCGCCTTCGGCAGAGAAGCAGGGGCCGGACGCGACGAGCAGCAACACGAGCGGTGTGTGCACGAGGAGCCGCCGATTCGACGGCGCGACGAGGGTGCGTTTGCG
The sequence above is drawn from the Burkholderia stabilis genome and encodes:
- the pgaC gene encoding poly-beta-1,6-N-acetyl-D-glucosamine synthase; this encodes MTTHGIIQRLQDFVFYYPFFMSYLWMIGGVVHYFLLEEGRVLSTRTIASSGIPKISIVVPCFNEAANARSVIGHLNAMQYPNYDIIAVNDGSKDRTGDILNALAVEIPRLLVIHHARNEGKAVGLTTAAAVSNAEYLLCIDGDSLLAHDAIGWMLEHFLTDPGVGAVTGNPRIRTRTSLLGRMQVGEFSSIVGLIKRTQQVYGRIFTVSGVITMFRKTALADVGYWSSDMLTEDIDISWKLQCRDWRVVYEPHALSWILMPETLKGLYRQRLRWAKGGIQVLMKYAGTLARPTQMMMWPLFIEYLIGIAWAYSMSFILLLALVDVVHPLPPSWHVSVVPHWHGMLLVATCILQLIVGSMIDRRYDEKLLMYFLDTVWYPVAFWLISMVTTVVALPAIVLRGRGKRAVWVSPDRGIQHEERADY
- the pgaB gene encoding poly-beta-1,6-N-acetyl-D-glucosamine N-deacetylase PgaB codes for the protein MQSRRTFMCGCLGTFAACSLFPGVANARMIDLLPPSDPVDGKTFRVICLHDVRDNLLSTFATSTMVDPYAVDTGTLTAIFSWLQTNNYHTVTVRQIEASRHGGKPLPPRAVLLTFDDGYRSHYTKVLPLLERFKYPAVMGIVTAWIDAPPDAPIKISDKIEMPRDYFMSWDEVQKVGRSELVELACHTHNLHHGAVANPQGNELPATTSHLYLENDKRYETDTEFEARVHDDLQTCVRQIRERTGIVARSMVWPYGAENQPVRKISTSLGMDIQFSLDAGPNTPDVPLDRLRRILMMYDVDIGGFERSMREPATNRGDVDVPERVVQVDLDQVYDPDPARQETNLGKLIERIYRMQPKSVYLQAFADPKGTGVAESLYFPNRHLPMRGDLFSRAAWQLSTRANVQVYAWMPVLAFRPPPDKHRGLEAVSAYGGAPARENGSRVYRLSPFDPGARLMIEQIYEDLGKYASFSGILFSDDAVLDDYEDAGRHALAAYSQWGLPADIGKIRASPDLMSRWTRQKTRYLIDLTRQLEQVVLANQNAGDVLTARNLFALPVLKPESEAWYAQNYDDFLAAYDFVALMAMPYMEQARDPERWMDQLVDAVRAKPRGFARTVFELQSYDWRARKDISGGALLAQMRRLRSHGAVNFGYYPDNFLNNQPDLDTMRDVMSLKSRLDPTSINALMQMQHAQGTKTP
- the pgaA gene encoding poly-beta-1,6 N-acetyl-D-glucosamine export porin PgaA codes for the protein MANYRQRKRTLVAPSNRRLLVHTPLVLLLVASGPCFSAEGDTESGGIREIAGANGVPDPKPPDPATQGSLAPDGPDAQDAPLPNAPTLIAQASSAQMPNTGAPAAQAPSPQTPGTPMPDAQPPVAQPAGAQASEAETPNAQAPDLRTADPATVRNDVFGLASSGGAIKALEEAKARPDVFSAVDLARLEELSIRQQVRGGRDKSRAMTSTDRFDGLDGALRAADALDKRMPPTPEYSPVRTALAGDRTVAYAARGDMKTAVATFETIPPDAEVSIDALAAVGDAYLYLSEPGKANVVYQRALKQASASPTDSATRGFQYGARTRTIELREGLFWSYVDQGRPAEANQALDDIGKSLPPANQVRTWGPENDDYLRYYRLRAQYLIYTGRVDEGIAALEKLEKEVPFNAEVRAAHADAVSGQSHPRQAIAMYRASLTDHPDSVDMLAGLGRAALSADDYATAKSVDQTVDDTFPDSGAVRGFKRDYNAYRSPVFTTDLSYEHGNSALADNSFTSDSYVYSQPFGDNWRVFSHTFFGYAQTDGGNISRTRTGVGGDYRHGPLTVQGEVTRSLGTDGRTGGRGSITYNLDDYWTVSGALDSNDNSLPWKAYVAHIWGRSANVAVVYRQNDRREVKLSYGVSRYSDSNLHQEIAATATQRVYTSANQLVNVSLDLGTDSNTRQDAPYFNPGRDYAAAATVMHQLTLWKKGDMSLQQRLSASGGVYNERGFGTSPLWTARLEHAWTFKHDITLTYGVEVSSHAYDGQRERSETGFLSVNLPF